CTCCAAAGCTTTTCGGAGGCAGCACGGAATTGCCCCCAGTGAAGCGCGTAAGAACAGTACTTCTATCAAATCGTATAATCGTTTGGTTATTCAATTAAGTCTAAAAGGAGCAGAACCGATGAATCACAGAATTGTTGAACAAGATGCCTTTACCGTAGTTGGGATAAAGCAGGCTTTCTCTTATATTGATGGGGAAAACTTACGAGGCATAGCCAAGATGTGGCAGGATGCGTATACGAGTGGTACAGAAGATCGTTTATTTGAATTGAATAATGGTGTAATTAAGGGGTTGCTAGGCGTCTGTGTGGATCAGAACGAAATCCAGGTGAAGCAGATGGAATACTGGATTGCTACGGCGTATGATGGTGAAGTACCTGAAGGGTTATCCTCATTCACCTTTCCGGCTTGCAAATGGAGTGTTTTTGAAATCGAAGGTCCGATGCCAGAAAGTATGCAGCGCTTATGGAAGCAGATTATCTCCGAATGGTTCCCTTCCAATCCTTACGAGCATGCAGGTATACCCGAGCTGGAAGTATATCCAGGACCGCACCAGCCACCTCAAATTTGGATACCGATAAAATAAAAAGAAATCCAATTTGGGTTTTGATTCATTACTCTGTCCGATCAGAAAAGTATCCGTTCTTGTTCTCCATTCGGACAAGAACGGAATCCATCTCTATTGAACTCTTACTTCATTTTAATGATGACCTTCCCTTTGGCACTTCCCCCTTCGAGATACTGAAACGCTTGCCCGACATCTTCAAAATCATAAACCTTATCAATAACCGGTTTAATGAGACCTTCCTCCACGTAACCCTTTATTCGCTCTAATTGAACCCCGCTTGGTTTCATAAAGAGAAAATGATAACTTGCTTGGTTTTTCTTCTCAAGAGTTGTAATCTTATGGCTCACAATCGATAGCAGTGTGGTCTTTAACCAGCCCAAATTGGCTTCTCGCCCGAATCTCGCGTTTGGCAAGCCGGAAATGGATACTATTTTTCCATGGGGCTTAAGTACTTGAAAGGATTTTTCCAGTACCTCGCCTCCTAATGTGTCATACACCGCATCATATTCCGACAGCATTTCTTCAAAATGTTCTTTACGATAATTGATAATACGGTCCGCACCAAGGGATTGGACCAATTCGTAACCTCTATCGCTGGCAGTAGTGGCGACGTAAGCTCCCATTAATTTGGCCAACTGGATGGCGAACGTGCCAACCCCTCCTGATCCTGCATGAATTAATATTTTTTGGCCTTTCTGAAGCTTCAAAATATCGTAAAAAGCTTGATATGTCGTAAGACCGACCAGTGGTATGGATGCTGCTTCTTCAAAGTTTAAGTTTTGGGGCTTCAGCGAGATGTCTTCTTCATGGACAGCAATGTATTCAGCCAAAGTTCCAATTCGGTCTTT
Above is a window of Paenibacillus sp. E222 DNA encoding:
- a CDS encoding AraC family transcriptional regulator — protein: MNWIESLQLAIAYIEDHLFENMTMEQIAAQAHISPFHFQRTFALLTDVTVAEYIRRRRLTLAANELIQSDQKIIDLALKYGYDTPESFSKAFRRQHGIAPSEARKNSTSIKSYNRLVIQLSLKGAEPMNHRIVEQDAFTVVGIKQAFSYIDGENLRGIAKMWQDAYTSGTEDRLFELNNGVIKGLLGVCVDQNEIQVKQMEYWIATAYDGEVPEGLSSFTFPACKWSVFEIEGPMPESMQRLWKQIISEWFPSNPYEHAGIPELEVYPGPHQPPQIWIPIK
- a CDS encoding NADP-dependent oxidoreductase, whose amino-acid sequence is MQAMVIEKYGKNVPLIQKEMPAPQIGDHDVLVEIHAASLNPIDFKIKEGKVKLLLNYKMPLILGNDFSGVVVKVGKQVNAYKPGDEVYGRPRKDRIGTLAEYIAVHEEDISLKPQNLNFEEAASIPLVGLTTYQAFYDILKLQKGQKILIHAGSGGVGTFAIQLAKLMGAYVATTASDRGYELVQSLGADRIINYRKEHFEEMLSEYDAVYDTLGGEVLEKSFQVLKPHGKIVSISGLPNARFGREANLGWLKTTLLSIVSHKITTLEKKNQASYHFLFMKPSGVQLERIKGYVEEGLIKPVIDKVYDFEDVGQAFQYLEGGSAKGKVIIKMK